In Rhodopirellula bahusiensis, the genomic stretch TGGAGCGGCCTTTGATGGCATCACCTATGCCTTCCCCGACGCGGTCTTCAAGACATCGCCCGGTGCGACCCGATGGTTGCTGGGATTGAACCCAGGCAGCCCCAAGTACTGCGGGTTGGAAGTTCTCTCCGGATCACACATTCCGCCCGAATGGAAAGGCGATCTGATCACCAACGACTTCCGAAGCCACCGCGTGTGCCGGTTCAGCATCCGTCCCAACGGAGCGGACTACATCAGCCGCCAACAACCGGAACCGCTGACGACGGAACACGTTGCTTTTCGTCCGATCGATGCTCGCATGGCTCCCGATGGAACCCTTATGATCGCCGATTGGTACAACCCCATCATCCAACACGGCGAAGTCGACTTCCGCGACCCGCGTCGCGACACCGAACACGGACGCATTTGGCGACTGTCGTTTCCTGACCGACCGCTCGATCCGTGGCCCGATTTCCTGGCCGCGAAAACGCCGGAACTGCTGAGCTACCTCGAAGACGAATCTCTGACCGTGCGACAATTCGCTCGTCGAACACTGTGGGATCATCTGGACGAACCAAGCTTCTTTGACGAAGTCAACAACTGGGTTCACAGCGGCCAAGACGGCTTGGCCCACCGACAACTCGAAGCTCAGTGGCTTCGCGAAGCCGCGTTCCAACCGATCGAGACCGAAACCGCCATCGCACAACTCAATGCATGGAAAGCCGACCCCACTTCGGTCCCGGACAACGCTCGCGCTTGGCTGCGAAGCCAGTTCCGATCAGCCGAACAAACCAAAGTGACGGATCCGGCGAACGCATCGAAAGTAATGGCCGATGCAGCCAGCTTGGTCGAAGCGGCGATCGATATCGCCGACCCCGCTTTGACGCTGGAAGTTGTCGTGCAATGCGGCCAACTCGACAGCGAAGAATCCGCCGTTTGGTTGCATCGCATCCTTTCAAGATTGCTGGCTTCGGATCAGCCGTTGTCGTCGCAAGCGTCGCTTGATTTCGCCCTCTGGCAATCCATTCGCGAAACGGCGGAACATTGGCAGCGTGGGAACGAAACGTTGCAGGAAATCTGGGAAGAGTCCCCCAAAACGCTCGCTTGGTCTGTCGGAGCCGTCGGTAGCGCCGATGCGGCGAAGCTGTTGATCAGTCGAGTTGAATGGGACGCACCAACTTCTAAAGCCGCCGACGACCAATGGCTGAGTGCGATCGGCGAAGTCGCGACCGCAGAGCAACTCGGAAGCGTCCTGAGCCGTTTGCTCACCGGCGATTCAGAGCAGGTTGAACGCCGAATCAGCACGTTGCTGGCGTCCACCTCAAAACGCAATAACGCGGCCCCGGCTGACGCCGATTCGAGCGTGAAGCAGTGGCTGGGCAAGCAGAAGAACGAAGACCTGACCGCATCGACTCTGCGTTGGATTTCGCAATCGACCCAGCAATGGAAATTGAAGTCCACCGAAGGGGTTTTGTTGTCGGCCATCGAAACTCGATCAGACGCCTCCGCCGCTGACCGCCAAATTTGGATCAACGCTTTGGCATCGCTTCCATCGCCCAAAGCGAACCAGACATTGATGAGCATCGCGAAAGAAGGACCGGTCGCCGACCGTTTAGCAGCCATCGATGGCTTGGTCGCCTCACGTCCTGGTGCCGCGGTTCCTTTGGTGCTGCGTTCCCTTTCCAAACCAGACATGTCCGAAGCAGCCCACGGTTGGTTGGTCAGCGCGCTCTCACGACCTGATTTGGTGAAACGCTACACCGAGAAAATGAACGAGACCGAACTGCCGTCTGACACCGCTCGCACGTTGCTTCGTGCGATCCGCTCGGCCGGCGGAAACGCTGGCTTGGAACAAGCGATCCGGAAATCAGGGAAACTGGCCGATGCGACTTGGGAATTGTCACCGGAACTCAAAACTCGACTTCTCAAACGAGTCCAAGAATCCGGGTCCGCAACTCGCGGCGAGTTGGTTTATCGGCGAAAAGAATTGCAGTGCATCGCTTGCCATGCCATCGGAACAGCCGGCGGTTTGGTCGGCCCGAACTTGGTTTCGCTCGGTGGCAGTTCACAGCCGGATTACGTGTTGGAGTCGCTGCTCGATCCAAGTGCTCGCCTGAAAGAGGGCTATTCCACTCGCAAGATTTTGACCGAAGACGGAGAGGTCATCAGCGGGATCGCGATTGGCCAAACCGAAGACGCAACCCGCTTGCGATTGGCCGATGGAACCGAACGTGAGATCGAAACCGATGCGATCCTCGATGACGCTCCGGGCAAATCATTGATGCCCGAAGGTTTGCTCGACAACCTGACCGAAGCTGAACTGGTCGACTTGACGACGTTCCTGGTCGCTTTGGGGCGGGATCCAGAGTTCACCGTTTCGACGCAGAACATTGTCCGAAGCTTCGAAACGTTGACTTACACCGCGGAGGCGAACCGCCGACTGAACCGGACCAGTGTCGACACGGCCGCCCAGGACGATCCCGCGATGACTTGGCGAGATCTCACCTCGATGGTCGACGGCACGGTTCGTTTAGAAGAAGCCGACAAATTCAAACAGCATCGCCAATCCCCACACATCAGTTTCCTACGTTTTGACATCGAAGTCACGCCTTCGGACTCCAACTCCGAGATTGCGACCATCGCGTTGAAGTTGCTTGGAGCTACCCCGTCCGCGGGCGATGCAAACTCATGGGACGGATTCGAGGCTTGGGTGGACGGCAAACCGACCCCGACATGGCAATTGAAGAATCTCCCCTTGTCGCGAGGTCGCCACCGGATCACGTTGTCGATCAATCGCGACGAAGTGATGACTGCCTTCGGAATCACTCTCGAGGGCGACGCGAACGCAGCGTCGAAAAATTGAAAGGGAGTTTGTGGGACGACGTAGAAAGAACCAGGCCAATCGCCAAAGCACCAAGGGCTCCAATGAGCCGGTGGACTCGAAGCCCGCTGAACCGAGCGAAGCGGAGTCATCGACCTCCGGTGGCACGAAGTCCGACTCCGCTTCGAACGAGAAATCTTCGCCGGATAAATCATCGCCAGAGAAACCCTCACCAGAGAAGCTCAGTGCGGTGATTGGGGAAACCGGCGCCGAGGCTTCGGATTCATCGGTGCCACCCGGCAACCGCAAACAGGTGCTCTTTCCCCAACTCCCATCCCTCTCGCGGATCATGTCCGTGGTGATGTTGGTGATTGGTATTTTGGCGGTCGGGGTTCTGTTCTACCGATTGATGATCGGGTTCTTTGTCCCGCTCTTCTTGGCCGCCTTGTTGGTTGTCATCTTTCGTCCCGTCCATTTGTGGATCTTTGAGAAGGTCGGACGACGCAGACGGCTGGCCGCTGGAACCACCACCGCGTTGATTCTGTTCATCGTGTTGTTGCCACTGGGAGTCTTGGTGTCTGTCGCGACGACCCAGTTCACCATCCTGCTCAGCAAAATGAATCTGAGCAACATGTCCGTCGCGATGGAGCGGGTTCGATCGCAAGTCGGATTGTCGCTGCCCCACCCCGAACATTTTCGCGAACTCGACCGGATCATCGGCGACATCAACGTGCCACAGGCCGATGATCCGCAGGCGGTCCGGGCCAAGATCAACGAACTGCAACAAGCGGCAGCGATCATCAAGTACCTGCAATCCGAGGCTCCGGAAACGAACATCGCCGAAGGCGCCTCTGAAATCGCGGTCAATAATCTGAATGAGTACGCTCAGCTACTGGGGCTTTCGATCAATTCCGAAACCGGCGATCTCGGCGCCAAGGTTTCAGCTGGTGACACACTCATTCCCAAACCCTCCGCACCCGCGACATCGTCGCTTGGACAAATCGATTCCGAGACGGCGGATACTGACATCGACCTAGCTGGAGGCGAAGAGGAACCTTCTTCCGACGATTCATTGGATCCACTTGCTCCCGCATTCAACGTCGAATCAAGCGACGACGGCGAACTCCCCGACAACGATCAACCATCGGACGCGGACACGCCGAGTGAAGCGGCAGAAAACCCGCAGCCTCAGTTACTCGTTCAACTGAACAAGAACGAACGCTTTGAACAGCCCGCGGTCATCACCGCCGCTTCGGTTCGCAGTTGGATGAATCTGTTGTTGGGCGGCTCGCTGCGGAGTCAACTCAGCCTGATCGCCAATCCCGATGAAAAGGACTTCTCATCGCTCATTCGCATGGCACGTGAATCTTTGCAACCACGATTCGTTCGACTGACCAGCGCGACGGGAAGCATCGTCGTGCAGGTCATCTTTGGTTTGGTGATCTTGGTCGTCTCGGTCTATTTCTTCTTGATCGATGGCCCGGTGATGATTCGCACGCTCATGCGTCTTTCGCCGATGGATGACGCCTACGAGCACCAATTACTGATGGAGTTTGATCGCACCAGTCGAGCGGTGGTGCTGGCCAGCGTCGCGAGTGCTTTGGTCCAAGGCATTTTGGCGACGATCGGATTTTGGTTGTGTGATTTCGATCAAATTGTGTTGCTGCTGTTCCTAACCAGCGTGATGGCTTTGGTTCCCTTCCTGGGTGCCGCATCGGTTTGGGTGCCCTGCGCCTTGTGGCTGGGGTTGGTCGATCAACGTTGGATTGCCGCCTCGTTATTGGCACTCTACGGAGCGACGATCGTTTCTTCGATCGACAACGTGATCAAGGTTTATGTGTTGCACGGTCGCAGCCAACTGCATCCGTTGTTCGCCTTGCTGAGCGTGATCGGTGGCGTGTCCGTATTTGGTCCGATCGGGATCCTGGTGGGCCCCATGGTGGTGGTCTTCCTGCAAACCTTGCTCGAAATTCTCAATCATGAATTGAAAACCAGTCACGCTGACGAGGAAATCGAGCCGCAGTCGGTGGGCTGAAATGACTGCGAAGCGTAGTTACAATACGGCAAAACTTGTCTCAAACAATTCCCGCCGGATTGGTCTCGCTCATGTTGGTCACCTCCTGTCCCCGTTGCCACGAATCAGTCCGGATTCCTGATCGTTTGCTTTCCGGGCAGGTTGCGACGACCGCTCAAGTGCAGTGCCCTTGGTGTTTGGCGACGCTGGATCAACAGGAAATCGAATCGGCCATGCCGCCTGCCTTGATCGTGATCGGCGACGACCTGAACGCCGGTGCAGATCCTCTGGTGGAATTGGAAACGCTTGACTCCGACGACGAAGAACCTGCGGCGTTAGGTGGATTCGCACTGGATAGCTCCGCCCCGGAACTCGAATCGCAATCATCGGAACTTGGCAGCGTGGGCGTGATGGAAGAATCCGCCGACGTCTCCGAAGCGGAAACGATGGACTCAGAATCCTTCGAGGCACCTGCGGAAACCTCCACCGAAGAAGACGACCTGGACGAGTTCATCATTCCGGAGAACAAGACGACTGCGGAAGTCGGCGGCGAACCAGAAGTGGCCCCGATGGCGATTTACACCAGCGACAAGAAACGTCGCAAGAAGAAGTCGCTGATCAAAACGGTCGGATCACCGATCCTCGGAGCGTTGCTGGCACTTCCCGTTGGTGGTGGATTGTTGTGGTACCTCGATGCCCTTCCAAACCTGGGCTTCTATCCGCTGGATGGGACTTACAGTTCCTCATCCAATCCAGTGCGACGCTCGGCCGCCGCACCCGGAACGGCGGGTGGCTACGTTCCGCCAATCCTGGAAGACTCACCCGAAGGACGTTCGTTGGGTGAAGACCTCGACAACGGGTCGGGCGATGACACCGCGACCCCAGAGCCCGTCGAACTGGATACGTCGGAAACCGATATGGTGCCTGCCAACGATCCCGCCTCAGAAGCCTTGGCCGAACTAAGTGGCACGCCACCCACCGGAAACGAAGCGCCAGCCGGTGGCGATGCTGAGATGCCAACTGAACCACCTCAGCAATCGCCGTCGGAAGAACCTGCCATCACAGAAGTTGCCAAGCCACCGGTCGAACCCACCGTGGCCGCCGACGACGCACCCGTGATTCCGCCTGTCACCGATGCAGTTCCAACCGAGGAAGAACCGTTGATGGGCCTACCCGGGTTGCCGCCTGCCGTCGATACCGCACCTTCGGACAGCATGAGCTTGCCGACCGATCCATTGGCGATCGACGAACCCACCTCGGAAACCGCTGATGCGAACTTGAACGCTTCGGTTGACGAGATCGATACGGTTCTCAATCGACTCGAAGATCTCGACGTCGCCGATCCAAAGTACGGTCAAGCTGTCGCATTCGCGTATGGAATGCTTTCGCGTTTGTCAGCTGAAACGTCGCCGGACAATTACGACCAACTTCAACCGTTGGTCGACCGCATCAAGTCCAACAAGAATCTGTTTGTCTCGTTTGCAAAGCAAGTCCCCGCTTGGGTCAGCACTCCGCAAGAGGAACGGCAAACTGACGGTGCATTTGTGCTCGGCAAGTTCATCGCTGCGGAAGCAACGGATGGCTACGCGGTTCGTCTACTGGACGGTAACGAATACCCAGTCACTTTCGCGGACGGAGTCGAAGCAAAGACAGTCACCGCGGTTGCTCTTGGCAGTCTTGACGCTTCCGAAGAATCTGCCGCGTTTGAAATCAACTGGATCCAACCGGCACAGTGATCCCGCAGGGCAACTGATAGCGAAACAAGGCTCGACGAGCGAACAAGATTAGCTCAGACCAAACCGAGAACCGACTCGATGACTTCGCCTTCGCTTCGTTTCATCGGACGTCCGATCGGAGTGTCCAGTTCTTCGGTCGGGTCCAACCCCAATGTTGACAAGATCGTGGCGTGAAGGTCCGGGA encodes the following:
- a CDS encoding PVC-type heme-binding CxxCH protein; its protein translation is MNLRRHPLSFCFAICLGCLATVAQAQRDLTDIPEPDPVAEAAAMKLDSGAAVNLFAADPAIRKPIQMNFDCTGALWVASSKSYPQVKPGEIPNDQIVVLRDLDNDGVAESSTVFADGLLIPTGVIPDGPHAAYVAASTELLYFEDTDHDGVADERRIVLSGFGTEDTHHLVHTLRWGPDGCLYFNQSIYIHSHIDTPDGTKRLDGGGIWRYRPSTGQLDVFCKGFINPWGHIVDTNGESFVSDGAAFDGITYAFPDAVFKTSPGATRWLLGLNPGSPKYCGLEVLSGSHIPPEWKGDLITNDFRSHRVCRFSIRPNGADYISRQQPEPLTTEHVAFRPIDARMAPDGTLMIADWYNPIIQHGEVDFRDPRRDTEHGRIWRLSFPDRPLDPWPDFLAAKTPELLSYLEDESLTVRQFARRTLWDHLDEPSFFDEVNNWVHSGQDGLAHRQLEAQWLREAAFQPIETETAIAQLNAWKADPTSVPDNARAWLRSQFRSAEQTKVTDPANASKVMADAASLVEAAIDIADPALTLEVVVQCGQLDSEESAVWLHRILSRLLASDQPLSSQASLDFALWQSIRETAEHWQRGNETLQEIWEESPKTLAWSVGAVGSADAAKLLISRVEWDAPTSKAADDQWLSAIGEVATAEQLGSVLSRLLTGDSEQVERRISTLLASTSKRNNAAPADADSSVKQWLGKQKNEDLTASTLRWISQSTQQWKLKSTEGVLLSAIETRSDASAADRQIWINALASLPSPKANQTLMSIAKEGPVADRLAAIDGLVASRPGAAVPLVLRSLSKPDMSEAAHGWLVSALSRPDLVKRYTEKMNETELPSDTARTLLRAIRSAGGNAGLEQAIRKSGKLADATWELSPELKTRLLKRVQESGSATRGELVYRRKELQCIACHAIGTAGGLVGPNLVSLGGSSQPDYVLESLLDPSARLKEGYSTRKILTEDGEVISGIAIGQTEDATRLRLADGTEREIETDAILDDAPGKSLMPEGLLDNLTEAELVDLTTFLVALGRDPEFTVSTQNIVRSFETLTYTAEANRRLNRTSVDTAAQDDPAMTWRDLTSMVDGTVRLEEADKFKQHRQSPHISFLRFDIEVTPSDSNSEIATIALKLLGATPSAGDANSWDGFEAWVDGKPTPTWQLKNLPLSRGRHRITLSINRDEVMTAFGITLEGDANAASKN
- a CDS encoding AI-2E family transporter, whose translation is MGRRRKNQANRQSTKGSNEPVDSKPAEPSEAESSTSGGTKSDSASNEKSSPDKSSPEKPSPEKLSAVIGETGAEASDSSVPPGNRKQVLFPQLPSLSRIMSVVMLVIGILAVGVLFYRLMIGFFVPLFLAALLVVIFRPVHLWIFEKVGRRRRLAAGTTTALILFIVLLPLGVLVSVATTQFTILLSKMNLSNMSVAMERVRSQVGLSLPHPEHFRELDRIIGDINVPQADDPQAVRAKINELQQAAAIIKYLQSEAPETNIAEGASEIAVNNLNEYAQLLGLSINSETGDLGAKVSAGDTLIPKPSAPATSSLGQIDSETADTDIDLAGGEEEPSSDDSLDPLAPAFNVESSDDGELPDNDQPSDADTPSEAAENPQPQLLVQLNKNERFEQPAVITAASVRSWMNLLLGGSLRSQLSLIANPDEKDFSSLIRMARESLQPRFVRLTSATGSIVVQVIFGLVILVVSVYFFLIDGPVMIRTLMRLSPMDDAYEHQLLMEFDRTSRAVVLASVASALVQGILATIGFWLCDFDQIVLLLFLTSVMALVPFLGAASVWVPCALWLGLVDQRWIAASLLALYGATIVSSIDNVIKVYVLHGRSQLHPLFALLSVIGGVSVFGPIGILVGPMVVVFLQTLLEILNHELKTSHADEEIEPQSVG